One window from the genome of Leptospira johnsonii encodes:
- a CDS encoding TetR/AcrR family transcriptional regulator, translating into MPVVRDPEDKKERILTSALRLFTEKGFEATPIPDLAKDAGIGAGTIYRYYKNKEELVNELYRFWKNKLRETLAENYPEKAKSKDLFIHLWKALATFYHRYPEAFEFLELHYHSPYLDQASKKATSQTMEFICTFLEQAKAKGDIRSDLGSMELVSLCYGSFVGMVKMAKGGYIRLSTETLHASGLTLWKALAK; encoded by the coding sequence ATGCCAGTAGTTCGAGATCCGGAAGATAAAAAAGAAAGAATACTCACCTCTGCCTTAAGGTTATTTACCGAAAAAGGTTTTGAAGCAACTCCTATACCGGATCTAGCTAAGGACGCAGGAATAGGCGCAGGAACAATATATAGATATTATAAAAACAAAGAAGAACTAGTAAACGAGTTATATCGTTTCTGGAAAAACAAACTGAGAGAAACTCTCGCAGAAAATTATCCTGAAAAAGCAAAGTCCAAAGACCTATTCATTCATTTATGGAAGGCACTTGCAACTTTCTACCATCGTTATCCGGAAGCGTTCGAATTTTTAGAGTTACACTATCATTCTCCTTATTTGGACCAAGCCAGTAAGAAGGCAACCTCCCAAACCATGGAGTTCATTTGCACATTTTTAGAACAAGCTAAAGCCAAAGGTGATATCAGATCCGACCTAGGTTCCATGGAGCTAGTTTCCTTATGTTATGGAAGTTTTGTGGGAATGGTGAAGATGGCCAAAGGCGGTTATATCCGACTTTCTACAGAGACCTTACATGCTTCCGGTTTAACTCTTTGGAAAGCATTGGCAAAATAA
- the murB gene encoding UDP-N-acetylmuramate dehydrogenase, with amino-acid sequence MTILSEIQIRELKNSLENSGLPYRENQDLSVHCSFKIGGTSPIMVEPETQEQILETLSVFKKLDLPWKILGGGTNILISDHPDDFVILKLSGGFKEYQDMGEGIFRVGAATNTTPVFRQISQKGYTGAEFLSTIPGWTGGAVIQNAGCYGGELFDLIQEVEFLRNGEVLKRKPSEIEHGYRFTEFLKRKDSIILSIQIKLKPGNLEEIEASLKEKRDKRNSSQPQNKKSAGSMFKNPKVFDEQGKEIKAWQFIDKVGLRGLQIGGAQISPEHCNFIVNTGGAKASDVYGLVNTVQEKVEKETGVTLQREVEYFGSIP; translated from the coding sequence GTGACCATTCTTTCCGAAATACAGATCCGAGAACTAAAGAATTCCCTAGAAAATTCCGGTCTACCCTACCGGGAAAATCAGGATTTGAGCGTTCATTGCTCCTTTAAGATCGGAGGCACTTCTCCCATAATGGTCGAGCCTGAAACCCAGGAACAAATCCTAGAAACACTTTCCGTATTCAAAAAACTGGATCTACCATGGAAGATCTTAGGGGGCGGTACCAATATCCTGATCTCAGATCACCCGGATGATTTTGTGATCTTAAAACTCTCCGGAGGATTTAAGGAATACCAAGACATGGGAGAAGGTATCTTCCGTGTAGGAGCTGCAACCAACACCACTCCGGTGTTCCGTCAAATCTCTCAGAAAGGATATACTGGCGCAGAATTCCTAAGCACCATCCCAGGCTGGACCGGAGGAGCGGTCATCCAAAACGCTGGATGTTACGGAGGAGAACTTTTCGATCTTATCCAAGAAGTAGAATTCTTGAGAAATGGAGAAGTCCTAAAAAGAAAACCTTCCGAGATAGAACACGGTTATAGATTTACTGAGTTCTTAAAAAGAAAAGATTCCATTATTCTTTCCATTCAGATCAAATTAAAGCCTGGAAACTTAGAAGAGATTGAAGCTTCTCTCAAAGAAAAAAGGGACAAACGAAATTCTTCTCAGCCCCAGAACAAAAAAAGTGCCGGTTCCATGTTTAAAAACCCGAAGGTGTTCGACGAACAAGGAAAAGAGATCAAAGCTTGGCAATTCATAGACAAGGTAGGCCTGAGAGGTTTACAAATAGGCGGAGCCCAAATCTCTCCGGAACATTGTAATTTTATAGTGAATACCGGAGGAGCAAAAGCCTCCGATGTCTATGGACTTGTAAATACTGTCCAAGAAAAAGTGGAAAAAGAAACCGGTGTGACATTACAAAGAGAAGTGGAATACTTCGGTTCCATTCCCTAA